A single window of Nicotiana sylvestris chromosome 3, ASM39365v2, whole genome shotgun sequence DNA harbors:
- the LOC138888462 gene encoding acetyl-coenzyme A carboxylase carboxyl transferase subunit beta, chloroplastic-like, which translates to MTFLNGDLEEEIYMEQPEGFVVPDIACAISELSRYTSNPGQSHWIAMKRVLGYLEHTQDFALHYNIYLVMIEGYCDANWITGSTDFKFTNGYVFIIGGGAVFWKSSKQTCIAHSTMESEFITLDKVGEEVEWLRNFLEDIPFWPKPIELLIDPGTWDPMDEDMVSLDPIEFHSEEEPYKDRIDSYQRKTGLTEAVQTGIGQLNGIPVAIGVMDFQFMGGSMGSVVGEKITRLIEYAANQILPLIIVCASGGARMQEGSLSLMQMAKISSALYDYQLNKKLFYVSILTSPTTGGVTASFGMLGDIIIAEPNAYIAFAGKRVIEQTLNKTVPEGSQAAEYLFQKGLFDLIVPRNLLKSVLSELFKLHAFFPLNQKSSKIK; encoded by the exons ATGACTTTCTtgaatggagatttggaggaagaaatttacatggaacaacctgaagggtttgtggttccag atatagcttgtgctataagtgaATTGAGTCgttacacgagcaatccaggtcaatctcattggatagcaatgaaacgagttttgggatatttagaacatacccaggACTTTGCTTTACACTACAATATATATCTTGTAAtgattgagggatactgtgatgcaaattggatcaccggttcaactgattttAAATTCACAAATGGATATGTattcattattggtggaggagcggtattttggaagtcgtccaaacaaacttgtattgcccacTCTACAATGGAGTCTGAGTTTATAACCTTAGATAAAGTCGGTGAAGAGGTTGAATGGCTccgaaatttcttggaagacattccattttggcccaaacc AATTGAACTTTTGATCGATCCGGGTACTTGGGATCCTATGGATGAAGACATGGTCTCTCTAGATCCCATTGAATTTCATTCGGAGGAGGAGCCTTATAAAGATCGTATTGATTCTTATCAAAGAAAGACAGGATTAACCGAGGCTGTTCAAACAGGCATAGGCCAACTAAACGGCATTCCCGTAGCAATTGGGGTTATGGATTTTCAGTTTATGGGGGGTAGTATGGGATCCGTAGTCGGAGAGAAAATCACCCGTTTGATTGAATACGCTGCCAATCAAATTTTACCCCTTATTATAGTGTGTGCTTCTGGGGGGGCGCGCATGCAGGAAGGAAGTTTGAGCTTGATGCAAATGGCTAAAATATCGTCTGCTTTATATGATTATCAATTAAATAAAAAGTTATTTTATGTATCAATCCTTACATCTCCGACAACTGGTGGAGTGACAGCTAGTTTTGGTATGTTGGGGGATATCATTATTGCCGAACCCAACGCCTACATTGCATTTGCAGGTAAAAGAGTAATTGAACAAACATTGAATAAAACAGTACCCGAAGGTTCACAAGCAGCTGAATACTTATTCCAGAAGGGTTTATTCGACCTAATTGTACCACGTAATCTTTTAAAAAGCGTTCTGAGTGAGTTATTTAAGCTCCACGCCTTTTTTCCTTTGAATCAAAAGTCAAGCAAAATCAAGTAG